The Lolium perenne isolate Kyuss_39 chromosome 6, Kyuss_2.0, whole genome shotgun sequence genome segment TCTAGTGTATCGGTAGAATATAAGTAGTGATGAACTGATGATCTTCACTCTGTGGGTTGTACAAATAATTACTTTGTCTATATTGTTAGTGGGCTTTTGAAGTTTTATTTGAGTTTATGTCAATGCAAACTAGGTTTATTATAAATGTCTATTCAGTCCTTCTGAACATCTAAATCATGGGAATAAGATGTTAAAGAAAGAGAAGAAGTGAAGAACCCACCAAAGCTTGCATCTGTTGATTCTGGAATGTCTGTCACCAACCTGTGTGACATGCAAACAACTGTAAGCAACTCTTTTTATTTGATGTTTAAGTTTGTTTGTTCCAAGTGTTTCGGGTCTTACCAGTGAAGGTACTCTCTTTTGGTTGGATTGCTTGGACTTGGTGAGTCAGGATCCACCATCACCTATTGGTAAGTTTGGTTAGAAGCATGAACTTGAACTATCCTTATATAAATTATTCAGTGAAGTAAAATGGATGTTGAATTGTCTGTGCATATAAATATGTCTTTGGAATGTTATCCACAATTGATTTATTGATTGTCCTGTGTCAAGGCAATTGCATTCTTCTTATAAATTAATATGCATGTATAATTTGATGCTTAGGATCTGAGCTATACAATTGTTACATACTCTTCTTATACAAAATGTTAGTTTCTTAGTGCCATGCATTTTCTTAGCATCTTAATGTGGCCAGTACAATACATATACATATACATGCACATCACATGACATGCATTGCTGGAAGCTATCATTCTGGTTTCCATATTCCTATAGCATTAATGTCTAGACTCTAGATCAATGTGTATAACTTCAATATAATGTGTGTCTGCATGCAAAGATACTGGTATATGCTGACACTGGCAAAAGCAAGTTAAAAATCTTTATAGGATATATTTTGAAGAAAAGAAAATATAGAACTGCCAGGTCTTTCTCAAGTAACAGGGACAAGGTTTCAAATCTTTTGGGAGTCCAGATTATTGGCTTCTTCGTTTTGAAAACCAGTTTAGTGGATGTACTCAGAAATGTTGTCTTGCAGATAACGTTTAGAGAAAAACGGTGACCTGGCATAGCCACTTGAGTTGCAGTTAACCACTGTTTTGTTTGATCAAATGCAGAAAGCTTAATTTAAATCATATTTAATGCTGAAATGAGGTAGACAGGAGTTATGAACTCACCAGAGTATAAAGGTTTCTCATATCACTCCCAGCAATCTCAACCCTTGGCTCGCTGGCTACTTGTGAAGGCTTGAGGTCAGACCCATTAGTCAGCTCCCTATTGTTGTATAATATTTTGAGTGATGCTGACTTAATAAATGGGTCCAATATATCTCCAACTACATTGCCTACAACAAGTGGATCCCTTGACATAGTTAGCTAGGAGTGGTGGTGCCGAGGAGATTAAGTACTATTGCTCGAGAAGAGCTAACTTGGCCTCGAAGTGTGCACTTGGGTGAAGTGAGCGGTGCAGCCCTGTGCTCTATATATACTCTCGGTCCTAGATGCTGAACCAGTTGTGACGAGCGAACCTGTAGCTCTGGACACCATGGTATCTTTAACTACAAACAATGATATGGATTTTCATCACTTGAAATATTTTGGGCTGTCCACCCTCCGGGCCTACAACAATAGAAGAAGTGCTCGCTGCAATTCCACGTAGGTGAATAAAATCTGATGTAATCACACTAACTTATTCCCTATACCTAGAGCCTAATAAATAGGTGTCCGCCATGAAAAGGGGATTGCCTTTTGACTTGTCTCCCAGATTGATGCATTAGAGAAAAGTTCTTTGTTTTCAGTTTTAAACTTCCCCTCCCTCTTGTAACAGTATTTTTTTTCCAGGCGAACACAATTTAAGCTCTGTGTTCAGGTAAAAGGTTTTTTCTCCCTCTGTCTTGTAACATGTCAGTTATACATGCTAAAGTGGTGATTATTGCAGGAATGATCGGTTTGCTGTAAGGAAGATAGATAAGCAGTTTATTAATTGGTATACACATGGTGGGATGAGAATACTATACTGCAATGATAAAAAGTGTTTAAGAGGATTTTCCTAACAAATCTATCTTTTCTTTGGTGTTTTCTGTTACGATAATAATCTTAATATTCTTGGATTTACTTGTATCGGCTGGATGGGTGAGATGCCAATCTGTGGTACACGTGTATGGTCTGtcgcattgcatacattgtctggAATTGAGAATCATGTCCAGTTCGTCCAACAAATGTTATAAACAGCAACTGGTCGTTTTCACGTATTGATAATCAGGTGGTGCATTAGCATTAACTTTAATATATTTTAATTCAATTATTTTATAGATTTTCCAGTGAAACTGCTTTTCTCCTTTTCTGTCAACCAGTATTTCCCTTTAAGTCTTGTTTATGGATCAAACACCCGAAACCGACTGAAGGCCTCTTTCCTCAAAGTTGTTGGAAAGAGCAACGATGGCGTTGGTGATACAACACTTTTAGTTGCAAGGTGGTAATGCAACACTTTTAAGATCTGTTCTGATTTACTACCGTAAATTATGATATGGACAAAGGTAACAATTTTTTTTGACTTATTTTATAACAGAGTATTTTCTTGGAACTCATAAATTTAAAGGATTGATTCACTTACTGGTTTTTGTTCTGTTGTATAATATAATGTTATCCTAGATCATGCTGCATTTTGGGAAATATGCATGTATCTGTACTTCGTACCTTCTGGAGTAATTGTATACCATTTTGCAAGTCTTTTATTATTCTATGAAAataaattatataataattaaccAAAGATAGCATCGCTCAACGTCTATTTTAATACAATTGAGTGAGCATATTTTTAAGTTTAAACCCCTATATCTCACACTTAAATGATTTGCTTGAAGTTTTTCTCCGATGTCTAAAATTTATGTCTTCCAACACAAGCACATTCTACTCAAACTTATGTCTTATGTTCCAGTTTAACTGGTAGAATATGTATGATCTTCGAGCTTGAGACCTCATTACCTCAATACAAGTTCTTGCGAACACTTGCAGAAGTTTATTTATCCTTTGGCACATATGCCATTCCAACTGTGAGATGGAATATCATTCACAAAAGATTCTACCCTCAGTTGCTGGTCCTTTGTCTCAAGAAAATAAAACTGTCTATGCCAACCTATATGGACTTCAGATAAAAGATGAAGCAAAGATGTGTCTGATCAGGTCTACATTAATCTTGACTAGTAGGGGACCATGGAATCTAATTTTATTGCTGGTCCTTTGACTAGTAGGTTTTCAGCTATATGCAAGTTCCAGCCGTTTTTGCATCAGAACTCGCAATCATTTTCCAGAAGTTAAAGAAAGAAGCTTGATTGTAGTTGGTTAGAGAAGTACCACCTTACCTGAGATCGAAGGTAATAAATTTCAGTTGAGCATTTTGTTATTTGGCGGACCTAAATTTCAAAATCGGAGTTCCAAACAAGGAAGTTGCAAAGGGTTCAGTTAACAAGATGGTGgacctaaaagttaatggaatatgTGGATCCCTTGACCGCTGCATAAAGGAGTGCCGCCCTTCACGTGGGCATATCCCATTGGTCCGGCCACTCCTATGGTGAGAATGATAGACATCACATGGGCTACCCAAGTACAGAAACAGACATTTGACAGAGATACTTCCAACATGGAATTACATGACACAGACATGAATATGGAGGGAAAAACTTCCAGAAACGGAAAAAATCCTGGGAGGTTTTGGAGTTCACGGAAGATCAGAATATTGCTTGATTGCCGTGTATTTTCATTGGTTGCTGCTGGAAATCTGGGTTCTACTGCCTTCAGGTTATGTGCTCCCACAAAGAAAAGTTGTAGGCAACCATCACCATCTATcaatcatttttttttttttttttttttgcggaagaAGATAGTGATATTAATACTCCGTTCTTACAGAAAGGTCCAGAAACAAAGGCAAAATTACAGAGAAGTCCTTCTGGATCCCGTCAACGCCGACGCCCAGGAGCTGTCGGTGGCGCGCCGCTGCCGCTGCTCCCTCTTCGCCTTGGATCGGAGCCAGCCCCATGGCAGCTGGGAAGTCGCCGAGCACCGGATCCATGGATCCTACGCCTGGaatcgccgccgccgacgcggAGCATCTTGAAATCACCATCTATCAATCATTACCTGAAGGTAGTACGGAGTAGTAACTTTGAGCCTGTGGCATACAAATCTGTTTGGTAATCCAACGAAGTGAGAATCCTGACATCCCATGGGAGTAACAGGGCATGGCAGCAAACACGCTGATTAAGATTATTTGCTCATGCCGGTGATGTACAAGAGCACTATACCTTCTACTACTGCGTACACTTTCTATTTTTGTCCTGATGGAGACTTGAGCTACCATGCCGTGACAGTTGAACCGATCACTCAAGAATACTTCCAGAAACGACTAGGAGTATGCGCTTGAGCTCAGGCGTCAGGCCTAAGAGCTTGAGCTACATAGGCTTTCTCTTGTCTCTTGCTGCCGCGCCAGGGCAAGTGTAAGCAGCTGCTGGAGCTTGGATAGCGTACGTGCGGCGTCGGTACATGTGTTGCAAGTTGTGCAAGCAGACACACGTCTAGTGAGATGAGTGTTTCGAGTGGAGTGCCGCTTGCTTGCTTTGCCCTCCTGAATCCTGATCCAGTCGTCTTACGAGCTTATCGGTTTCCTGCAGATCTGGAGGGAGATCGAGGTCAATGCTATGGCACGCACAAACGTGCAAGCACGTCTCTCCTTGTGCCATTTCAGGAACTAGAAATCGGTGTAAAAGCTGCCCTAAGCTACTCTCGCCATGTTCTAGTATATAGGCCGGTTTGGTTAGATCCTCCGACTTTTCAATGCAAACACTAACCGCCTTTCAGCGCAAGCTGAGCTTTAGGCAATAGCTTTACCATGGTCCATGGTGATGTTGGCGGTAGCTCATTGAGTTCCAATTTTGTGACTCTTGGTGAGTGCATAAGTCACTTTGGTTCGAAAGATTCGAGGGACGGGCGCTCACTTCGTCATAAGGGAGGCGGCACGGGTGAAGCCATAGCCGTCCATCCTTCTTATCCTCTTTTGCACGTTAGAGGACGCTGGCGAGCGAAGCTCTCTCAATCTAGGGGGCGACGGGGGGTTGGTTCTCTCTAGTGACCCAACGGCAACAATTGTTGGAGAAGTGGCTCAAACGCGCATTGATCCACCGATGGTTCTCCTTACCGACATAGTGGGACATAGCAAGACACTCGACGTGTGTATCTGGGCATGGACCCAACATATCCCTTCAtctattttttgtgtgtgtgtgggtgGGGTTTCTCAATGGTAGGATAAGTCCGACTAGCGAGATTGCTCCAATGGGTATAAAGGTTGTTGGAGTGACGACTTGGGTAACAAACATGCATATTTTCTCGCTGAAAACCTATGATCTCGCCTCTAGCCAGATCAGGCATTGTTGACATGCCTTTATTGAAGGTCCTACCTCAAATCTTCTTATTCAAGAATGATCAAAAGTTCATCCTTTGGTTAGACCGGTCAACATCGGTGCCGTGCTACGTCTTGAAGCTGTGAACTATTCATTGACCATTTTAATTATTTTGTCGCCCATTTGTTCGTCGATGGGTTGTTGTGGATGTCCGAGAGAATGTGTATGTCTTTgggttttttctatttctttctaTAAGCTGATTTTTTTATATCAGTGCTTGGCTTTGCCTAACATTTCATAGTTAATAATACAGCAAGGGGTTATCCTCCTTTTCTATAATAATAAGAAGAAAACACAAATGATTGTAACATCGTGCTAACCTTATTGATACATGACTAATTTTGCAAGCAATAGTCTCTAGATGATATTTGTCTCCATTGACAAAGTGCGAAAATTGCAGAAACCACTCACTCTTGTTGTGTTTGTTGCACAAACTACTTACTTTGTATTTTTTACACGAACCACAAAATATTTATGTAATAATCTGTTTCGCAAACTTAAATCTAGGATTGTAACATCGTGCTAACCTTATTGATACATGACTAATTTTGCAAGCAATAGTCTCTAGATGATATTTGTCTCCATTCACAAAGTGCGAAAATTGCAGAAACCACTCACTTTTGTTGTGTTTGTTGCACAAACTACTTACTTTACGTATTTTTTTTACACGAACCACGAAATATTTATGTAATCCGTTTTGCAAATTTAAATCTAGGATTAAGCCGTTTAACACTAACGGCCAAGCCCCACAAGATAAAATTTTGGCCGAATGTTATAAAAAAAGTAATTATTTTAAATGGATGATCTAAATTGTTTCAAACTTTCCTGTATTTTCTAGTTTatgttttttcaattttttatttttttattttttatcatTTTTTCGTTTGAGAACTAACTTCGTTCTCAGTCAGGTGATGTCATCAAATCTTAGTTGTAACTCATAACTAGCACAAATTACGAAGCAAATCAAACGGTTCAGAGCAATTTTCTTTGTTGCATCCCCACTTGCAGCTGAAAGACTCTAAGTCACAACCCCGCTTGCAGCtggaaaaaaaaaatcagttggAACCTAACTGTAACTCATATGCATGAATCATGATGCAAATTAAGTGGTGTAGAAATTGACTGAGCACGAACTTAATCGAGAACTAGTAAATCCCATTAACTACATGTATAGTTGGTGTATTTGCAAAAATACACGTAAAATGAACAGTTTCAGGAATTGCAATTTCCTCCTTTTTTTGCGAATAATTTCCTCCTCACAAAGTAGTTTGAGGTGCAGGCAAGGCGCAGGAGTCGAGTTCGTGGCAAATCTTTGTCCTTGCTTCCTAGACCAGCAGGAAAACCAGACGCTCCGACCCGACATTCCTGAAAGGACCACCACTTCCTCCTCTCGGCCGATATTTCCTGAACCGGCCGAGAGCAACGATCAATCACAGTCCGATGGAACAATTTAGCTCCTGCGGcatccggcgcgcgtggccgccGGATTCCCAGCCGTCCGGTTGACGCAGGCCCCGATTCGGCGTAACTGGCAGCGGATGATTGTAGCTCGCGTCGCAACCGGCAACTTGCGTCGGTGAAAAGAAGAGCCACCGTATCGTTGCCATGTGCGGCGTAACATCATCGCCACCAACTTGGCGCTAATCATTCGCACGTCGGCGTTGCCCCCCACCTTTTCTGCTCCGTTGATAGGCTGGTATGGTCTGACCatcgccctcgtcgtcgtcgtcgtcgcacgGCGATGCGATGCGGACGCGGATGCTTGTTAGCCATGGAAACGACACGCAGTCCTAGATCCTAATCCAAAGCAGATCATTTGGGGGCGTCACGCTCGGATATTGTTCCGCCTAAATGGAAACCCCAGCAATAATAAACTTAGGGAAGGAGTACGTATCCTCCATCTCCTGCAGGAATGAGAATTAAGGCCCAAGTTGCGGTGCGGAAGACGGAAAGCAGCAAAGCCGAGACATTCCCCTCCTCCTGCCCTAAAGTCTCGAGCTAGGAGAAATGCTATgcgctctcctcctcctccaatGGATCGGAGTAGGTTGAAAAGAAGACTGCCATTAGCTAGCCGCGCACTTGCGGTGCCTGATTCAAAGCGACTGATCATGATTAGATCGACTACGAGTTCAATAATGTATACATAATGATGTCAGCATGCATGTGAGGTTTATATTCGATGCGCGTGCCGCAGGGCTCTCTTTTGACGAGAAGCATGATGTGACCCACTGAACAAACTCTAATTAAGCTAGCCATAATGTTCAAGAGCGTTTAGTTAGGCGGCATCGGGTTCAGGGTAATTTCCCAACTGCTTCTCGATCTAAAGGTAAAGAGGCCGATCAGAATTTGTGCAAAGCAGGATCCGTGGCGGCAAAGGGAAGCTTTCTCATCATCGACGTTTGAGAGTTAGTCGAAAGGAGCAGCGCGCGGCGGCTACCTCGATCTAGGTACGTACCGGCGACGAACCTGGCCAAGATTTGGGTCGTCCAAAGTGCTAGCATACGTGATCTGCTCGCGTAGGCCGCTGATGCAGGGATCTAGCTAGGAACTTCCAAAGATTTTGATGATGAAGCTGTAAAGCTGAAACCGTTAAACCAGCGTTAATCGCCCCAGGTTTATTAGTGACGATTGCGGGGAGCTCGTAGTACTCATACGGCATTCTCCGATGCTTTCTCGTTTTCCTTTTTCATCTCTGAACAAGGTCTCGCTGTTGCAAATTCTTGGGCTCTCCTTTCGTTGGTAGTTACTGCATGTGTCCATTTCGGGCATGCAGGTTCTTGGCACCATAATGGGCTTTTGTCTCTAGTCCTGAGTTTATGCTTGTATAAGACcataatttccctaaaaaacaagtaaGATCATAGTTGACAAACCCataattgaaaataaaaataaaaaattccaTGACCTAAGTTATTAGATGCAGCTCATATACTGTGTCAAGTACTAAGATGAAGTGGTCAGCGACAATTAGTTTGGTCAGAGGGAGTACTAAAATACAAAACAAATTTAATTTACGTAGACGACAAAGTTAGTGAAGTGATTGGTGCAGGTCATAACACCTAGTTTGCAAACAAAAAAGGACggataacctagaattaaattaATTCTCGGTTGCCTAATTTCATGTGTAATTATTATGCAACTGcaaaaaaagtgcaattgcacacaTATGTGCATTTCTCATTTGTGTAAATCATGATGCAAGTTTAATGGTCCTAGCTATAACTAAACTAATTCTCGGTTGACCTAGATAACTTTTGCAGATTTGCGTGAACTAGCGGTATCAAAAGGGAAAATAAAACTAGTAGCAAATATAAATGAATAAAATATTTTGTCTTAAATTTGGTGTGGGTAAATTATCCTAGTTGTGAATTCCTATCATTAGAGTTGCATGTATGCTATTTTTGGTCTTAAGAAAGTGCAATCAACACGCAAAAGTGAAAAGAGGATGGTCAAAGTAAAAAAAATGTGATAGAAATTGTGTGTAGACTAGGGATTACCCCACATGCACATTTCTACCGCTTGAGTTGCACTTACATTTTCTACGCAACTAAGGTTGTCGAAATGTGAAATAGGGACCCAAACATGAAAAGAACATCAAAGAAAAAAATGCAACAAAGTTTACACCCAACCTCTAGCTCCCTTGTAGCTTCTAATTGCCCTCATACAAGATGACAATGCAATTGTGTCATCTTAGTTTCAAATGCTTGCAACTGTCCCATAGCTTCCCCATCTATGAGTTGTGCACACGCGTAAATGCAAAAACCATCCTCTAGTTGCGCATACTATGTTGCTCTCTAGCCCCCACACTATAAGAAATGTCACCTTCTCCATGAGATGCTTTGACAACCATTGTAGATGTTACTCCATCTACCATGTTTTTTGTTGGCTTCGTGGTCAATGTGTATTATTTTTGCCACTTCGTTAGCCCAATACTACAATGGATTTGGACAAAACATGATACATGATTGGCCCAGTCTGTAGCAGCTGTCAAGTGGTCCATGGCTTGCGCCACCTACCACGGTTCCATTGAAGTGATTCGTGGTGAAAGTGAATTTGAATCTAGTTTTTTGATTGTGCATGCGGATTTGACTCTGATCGACATCATCGAGGTCTTTTGAAGCTTACTGGTCCG includes the following:
- the LOC127307256 gene encoding protein FLOWERINGUS T codes for the protein MSRDPLVVGNVVGDILDPFIKSASLKILYNNRELTNGSDLKPSQVASEPRVEIAGSDMRNLYTLVMVDPDSPSPSNPTKREYLHWLVTDIPESTDASFGNEIVSYESPKPTAGIHRFAFVIFRQSVRQTIYAPGWRPNFNSRDFSALYSLGPPVAAVFFNCQRETGCGGRRYIR